A genomic segment from Salmo trutta chromosome 38, fSalTru1.1, whole genome shotgun sequence encodes:
- the LOC115178140 gene encoding diacylglycerol kinase epsilon isoform X1 has protein sequence MSMEGDEGNRDQSSREEWTLLFWTTLAVVVPVIITLWCSVQRSKRKIHMKDFFRKSKHGWHCTDLFNKPTYCCVCQQHILQGAFCDCCGVCADETCLRRADRSLVCKEIMAPSQTDGTLEHHWVRGNVPLCSVCAVCKEQCGNQPKLCDFRCVWCQTTVHDDCKPSLSDGERCELGEFRSLIIPPHYLHLVNKLRRRHPDEYSKVIGHTQGGLASACGSGWTPVLVLANTRSGNNMGEALLGEFRTILNPVQVFDLSELPPSKALQLCTLLPPGSVRVLVCGGDGTVGWVLDAIDTMKLKGQDQFIPRVMILPLGTGNDLSNSLGWGSGYAGEIPVEQVLRNLLEAEVVKMDRWKVQVASKGLYFRKPKVLSMNNYFSVGPDALMALNFHTHREKTPSFFSSRIINKAVYFMYGTKDCLVQECKDLDKRIELELDGERVALPSLEGIIVCNIGYWGGGCRLWEGMGDEPYPPTRLDDGLLEVVGVFGSFHCAQIQVKMANPVRLGQAHTVRLVLKTSRMPMQVDGEPWAQGPCTITITHKTEAFMLYHSAEQTDDDDESSISEAESSAPHDSPKPAGPASARA, from the exons ATGTCTATGGAGGGGGACGAGGGAAACCGCGACCAATCGTCACGGGAAGAGTGGACACTCCTGTTTTGGACCACTCTCGCTGTCGTAGTGCCCGTGATCATTACTTTGTGGTGCAGTGTCCAACGCTCCAAACGGAAAATACACATGAAAGACTTCTTCCGCAAGAGCAAGCACGGTTGGCACTGCACCGACCTGTTCAACAAGCCCACCTATTGCTGTGTATGCCAACAACACATTCTACAAGGGGCGTTCTGCGACTGCTGCGGAGTGTGCGCCGACGAGACATGCCTGCGTCGCGCCGACCGGAGCCTTGTGTGCAAAGAGATTATGGCTCCGTCCCAAACGGATGGGACACTGGAGCACCACTGGGTCCGGGGAAACGTCCCTCTCTGCAGTGTCTGTGCGGTCTGCAAGGAGCAATGTGGGAACCAACCGAAGCTGTGTGACTTCAG gtgtgtgtggtgtcagaccACGGTGCACGATGACTGCAAGCCCAGCCTGTCGGACGGGGAGCGCTGTGAGCTGGGCGAGTTCCGCAGCCTCATCATCCCCCCTCACTACCTCCACCTCGTCAACAAGCTCCGCCGCAGGCATCCCGATGAGTACAGCAAGGTCATAGGTCACACCCAGGGAGGG ctggCATCTGCCTGCGGGAGCGGCTGGACTCCGGTGCTGGTCCTGGCCAACACTCGCAGTGGAAACAACATGGGGGAGGCTCTGCTCGGAGAGTTCCGCACCATCCTCAACCCTGTCCAG gTGTTTGACCTGTCAGAGCTGCCTCCCTCTAAGGCCCTGCAGCTGTGCACCCTGCTGCCGCCAGGCAGTGTGAGGGTgctggtgtgtgggggggatggAACCGTGGGCTGGGTGTTGGATGCCATCGACACCATGAAGCTCAAG GGCCAAGATCAGTTCATCCCCAGGGTGATGATCCTGCCCCTCGGTACGGGGAATGACCTGTCCAACTCCCTGGGCTGGGGGTCGGGTTACGCCGGGGAGATCCCTGTGGAGCAGGTGCTCCGGAACCTCCTCGAAGCAGAGGTGGTCAAGATGGACAG GTGGAAAGTTCAGGTGGCCTCAAAGGGGCTCTACTTTCGTAAGCCAAAG GTCCTGTCCATGAATAACTATTTCTCAGTGGGCCCGGATGCCCTGATGGCACTCAACTTCCACACCCACCGTGAGAAGACCCCCTCCTTCTTCTCCAGCCGCATCATCAACAAG GCTGTATATTTCATGTATGGCACCAAAGATTGCTTAGTTCAAGAATGCAAAGACCTGGATAAGAGGATTGAG TTGGAgctggatggagagagggtggcCTTGCCCAGTCTGGAGGGCATCATCGTGTGTAACATCGGCTACTGGGGCGGAGGCTGTCGTCTGTGGGAGGGCATGGGGGACGAGCCCTACCCCCCTACGAG gCTGGATGACGGGCTGCTGGAGGTGGTCGGTGTGTTTGGCTCCTTCCACTGTGCTCAGATCCAAGTCAAGATGGCCAACCCGGTGCGTCTGGGCCAGGCCCACACGGTCAGG CTGGTGCTGAAGACGTCCCGGATGCCCATGCAGGTGGACGGGGAGCCGTGGGCCCAGGGCCCGtgcaccatcaccatcacccacAAGACCGAGGCCTTCATGCTCTACCACAGCGCCGAGCAGACGGACGACGACGACGAATCCAGCATCTCCGAGGCTGAGAGCTCCGCCCCCCATGACTCTCCCAAGCCAGCAGGTCCCGCCTCTGCTCGTGCCTGA
- the LOC115178140 gene encoding diacylglycerol kinase epsilon isoform X2: protein MSMEGDEGNRDQSSREEWTLLFWTTLAVVVPVIITLWCSVQRSKRKIHMKDFFRKSKHGWHCTDLFNKPTYCCVCQQHILQGAFCDCCGVCADETCLRRADRSLVCKEIMAPSQTDGTLEHHWVRGNVPLCSVCAVCKEQCGNQPKLCDFRCVWCQTTVHDDCKPSLSDGERCELGEFRSLIIPPHYLHLVNKLRRRHPDEYSKLASACGSGWTPVLVLANTRSGNNMGEALLGEFRTILNPVQVFDLSELPPSKALQLCTLLPPGSVRVLVCGGDGTVGWVLDAIDTMKLKGQDQFIPRVMILPLGTGNDLSNSLGWGSGYAGEIPVEQVLRNLLEAEVVKMDRWKVQVASKGLYFRKPKVLSMNNYFSVGPDALMALNFHTHREKTPSFFSSRIINKAVYFMYGTKDCLVQECKDLDKRIELELDGERVALPSLEGIIVCNIGYWGGGCRLWEGMGDEPYPPTRLDDGLLEVVGVFGSFHCAQIQVKMANPVRLGQAHTVRLVLKTSRMPMQVDGEPWAQGPCTITITHKTEAFMLYHSAEQTDDDDESSISEAESSAPHDSPKPAGPASARA from the exons ATGTCTATGGAGGGGGACGAGGGAAACCGCGACCAATCGTCACGGGAAGAGTGGACACTCCTGTTTTGGACCACTCTCGCTGTCGTAGTGCCCGTGATCATTACTTTGTGGTGCAGTGTCCAACGCTCCAAACGGAAAATACACATGAAAGACTTCTTCCGCAAGAGCAAGCACGGTTGGCACTGCACCGACCTGTTCAACAAGCCCACCTATTGCTGTGTATGCCAACAACACATTCTACAAGGGGCGTTCTGCGACTGCTGCGGAGTGTGCGCCGACGAGACATGCCTGCGTCGCGCCGACCGGAGCCTTGTGTGCAAAGAGATTATGGCTCCGTCCCAAACGGATGGGACACTGGAGCACCACTGGGTCCGGGGAAACGTCCCTCTCTGCAGTGTCTGTGCGGTCTGCAAGGAGCAATGTGGGAACCAACCGAAGCTGTGTGACTTCAG gtgtgtgtggtgtcagaccACGGTGCACGATGACTGCAAGCCCAGCCTGTCGGACGGGGAGCGCTGTGAGCTGGGCGAGTTCCGCAGCCTCATCATCCCCCCTCACTACCTCCACCTCGTCAACAAGCTCCGCCGCAGGCATCCCGATGAGTACAGCAAG ctggCATCTGCCTGCGGGAGCGGCTGGACTCCGGTGCTGGTCCTGGCCAACACTCGCAGTGGAAACAACATGGGGGAGGCTCTGCTCGGAGAGTTCCGCACCATCCTCAACCCTGTCCAG gTGTTTGACCTGTCAGAGCTGCCTCCCTCTAAGGCCCTGCAGCTGTGCACCCTGCTGCCGCCAGGCAGTGTGAGGGTgctggtgtgtgggggggatggAACCGTGGGCTGGGTGTTGGATGCCATCGACACCATGAAGCTCAAG GGCCAAGATCAGTTCATCCCCAGGGTGATGATCCTGCCCCTCGGTACGGGGAATGACCTGTCCAACTCCCTGGGCTGGGGGTCGGGTTACGCCGGGGAGATCCCTGTGGAGCAGGTGCTCCGGAACCTCCTCGAAGCAGAGGTGGTCAAGATGGACAG GTGGAAAGTTCAGGTGGCCTCAAAGGGGCTCTACTTTCGTAAGCCAAAG GTCCTGTCCATGAATAACTATTTCTCAGTGGGCCCGGATGCCCTGATGGCACTCAACTTCCACACCCACCGTGAGAAGACCCCCTCCTTCTTCTCCAGCCGCATCATCAACAAG GCTGTATATTTCATGTATGGCACCAAAGATTGCTTAGTTCAAGAATGCAAAGACCTGGATAAGAGGATTGAG TTGGAgctggatggagagagggtggcCTTGCCCAGTCTGGAGGGCATCATCGTGTGTAACATCGGCTACTGGGGCGGAGGCTGTCGTCTGTGGGAGGGCATGGGGGACGAGCCCTACCCCCCTACGAG gCTGGATGACGGGCTGCTGGAGGTGGTCGGTGTGTTTGGCTCCTTCCACTGTGCTCAGATCCAAGTCAAGATGGCCAACCCGGTGCGTCTGGGCCAGGCCCACACGGTCAGG CTGGTGCTGAAGACGTCCCGGATGCCCATGCAGGTGGACGGGGAGCCGTGGGCCCAGGGCCCGtgcaccatcaccatcacccacAAGACCGAGGCCTTCATGCTCTACCACAGCGCCGAGCAGACGGACGACGACGACGAATCCAGCATCTCCGAGGCTGAGAGCTCCGCCCCCCATGACTCTCCCAAGCCAGCAGGTCCCGCCTCTGCTCGTGCCTGA
- the c38h17orf67 gene encoding uncharacterized protein C17orf67 homolog has translation MKKFVAFSLCLVLLIIYTADANPIIKESYAKQLLRTKRQKPGHPDEPMREHLLHMQVLDQRAQETNLEHWLNPHCYPRCDRNYGHPV, from the exons ATGAAGAAGTTTGTGGCATTTTCCCTCTGTCTGGTCCTCTTGATCATCTACACAGCAG ATGCAAACCCAATCATCAAGGAGAGCTATGCTAAGCAACTTCTGCGGACCAAGAGGCAGAAGCCCGGCCACCCCGATGAGCCAATGAGG GAGCACTTGCTCCACATGCAAGTTCTGGATCAGAGGGCCCAGGAGACCAACCTGGAACACTGGCTGAACCCCCACTGCTACCCCCGCTGTGACAGGAACTACGGACACCCTGTCTAA